The following proteins are encoded in a genomic region of Montipora foliosa isolate CH-2021 chromosome 8, ASM3666993v2, whole genome shotgun sequence:
- the LOC137967435 gene encoding fibroblast growth factor 2-like, protein MANKSALLQAKASVQWSTARINLNVFSHRDDFVTDEDNCTTEVKLYAKNHWFLRVHLDGKVSGTRDQTSNEVTLLLQSLGKGFVHIFSPEARRYIAMESTGTLFSTRNKTNSTIFKHVKENNGFHTFSSHKYYRETPHDMYIALQKDGIPRKGNKTCRLHKGSQFLII, encoded by the exons ATGGCCAACAAGTCAGCTCTGTTACAAGCTAAGGCCAGTGTACAGTGGTCCACAGCCAGGATAAATCTAAATGTTTTTTCCCACAGAGATGACTTTGTTACGGACGAAGATAACTGTACAACAGAAGTCAAGCTATATGCGAAAAATCACTGGTTTCTTCGCGTACATCTTGATGGAAAAGTTAGTGGCACCCGAGACCAGACAAGCAATGAAG TGACTCTGTTGCTACAATCCCTTGGCAAAGGATTTGTTCATATATTTAGCCCCGAAGCAAGAAGATACATAGCAATGGAAAGCACTGGAACACTCTTCTCAACG AGAAACAAAACGAACAGCACAATTTTCAAGCACGTGAAAGAGAATAATGGATTTCACACGTTTTCGTCGCATAAATATTACAGAGAAACACCCCATGATATGTACATTGCACTGCAAAAGGATGGAATACCAAGGAAAGGAAACAAGACATGCCGGCTTCACAAAGGATCGCAGTTTCTGATCATATAA
- the LOC138012777 gene encoding fibroblast growth factor 1-like, whose protein sequence is MQRRVGFEISLVQVMSTLIFVNLITISASHPAVQLAGSRRIVNRERRNSKSMEELATASTVKPRLCNHHSGHTSTSDVSLCYKNGWFLAVYDDGTINGTSNARSPDIKLQLRSVGRSLVRIYSPQHCLYVAMASTGKVYSTEHPNNETVFQQTQEPSGFETFASNTHFTNTNIESRKLLHFLAMRKTGHMKNGKKTQRHHRGTLLSVMPARETY, encoded by the exons ATGCAAAGACGAGTAGGATTCGAAATTAGTTTAGTACAG GTTATGTCAACCTTGATTTTTGTGAACTTAATTACCATATCTGCGAGCCATCCCGCCGTTCAGCtggctggatcaaggagaatcGTTAATAGAGAACGCAGGAATAGTAAGTCGATGGAGGAGCTGGCAACCGCTTCGACTGTCAAACCTCGGCTCTGCAATCATCACTCAGGTCATACTTCAACCTCTGACGTTTCTCTTTGCTACAAAAATGGCTGGTTTTTAGCAGTCTATGATGATGGAACAATTAATGGAACATCAAATGCGCGGAGCCCCGACA TCAAGCTCCAACTACGATCTGTTGGTAGGAGTCTGGTACGAATATATAGTCCTCAACATTGTCTTTATGTAGCTATGGCTTCCACTGGAAAAGTGTACTCCACG GAACACCCAAACAATGAAACTGTATTTCAACAAACGCAAGAACCTAGTGGATTTGAAACGTTTGCATCGAACACGCATTTCACGAATACGAATATTGAATCTCGCAAACTACTGCACTTTTTGGCCATGAGAAAGACAGGTCATatgaaaaatggaaagaaaacgCAGCGACATCATAGGGGAACGCTTCTTTCTGTGATGCCGGCAAGAGAAACATATTAA
- the LOC137967562 gene encoding turripeptide Lol9.1-like → MKINKMLVIGWVSVLTLVIFVVLSSLTNCPEKCELLYDPVCGSNGRTYKTTCHLERDNCFGRKEKVLVVHKGECLAKEEDEAEAYKSFKCMRIGRGKYLNC, encoded by the exons ATGAAGATCAACAAAATGCTAGTCATCGGTTGGGTCTCAGTCTTGACTCTAGTAATCTTTG TTGTGTTATCATCACTAACCAATTGCCCGGAGAAATGTGAACTCCTTTACGATCCTGTTTGTGGTAGCAACGGTCGAACTTACAAGACAACGTGCCATTTGGAACGAGACAACTGCTTTGGGAGAAAAGAGAAAGTTCTTGTAGTTCACAAAGGAGAATGTTTGGCCAAAGAGGAAGATGAAGCAGAGGCTTACAA ATCGTTCAAGTGTATGAGGATCGGAAGAGGAAAATACTTGAATTGCTGA